The Halichondria panicea chromosome 14, odHalPani1.1, whole genome shotgun sequence genome contains a region encoding:
- the LOC135348148 gene encoding uncharacterized protein LOC135348148, whose protein sequence is MITDPFPVSELLLCSFASYLADEGLAPQTVKTYLASVRNTQLSLGLPDPREGSSLPILKWAQAGISRLRLLKGTKSRVRLPITIHILRAVQAHLHTASFPDREVFWAIAATAFFGFFRLGELIQPRNTHWDPNLHLSWGDFAVDNHDKPQMVQIHLRQSKCDQFGRGADVIVGRTDDKICPVDAILAYLKHRNNHPGPFFVLRDATSASKEWFIQRLRESLEAIGLPQSSYAGHSFRIGAATTAALAGLEDSIIQKMGRWNSSAYLTYIRTPKDQLASVAKALTKPQRTG, encoded by the coding sequence ATGATCACTGACCCTTTCCCTGTGTCggaattattattatgctcgtTTGCTTCCTACCTCGCTGATGAGGGTCTGGCGCCCCAGACTGTCAAAACATACCTTGCATCTGTTAGGAACACCCAACTGTCTCTTGGTCTACCAGATCCTCGTGAAGGATCGTCATTACCTATCCTCAAGTGGGCCCAGGCAGGGATCAGCCGGCTCAGGTTGTTAAAAGGCACTAAATCTCGAGTCCGATTGCCCATTACAATCCACATTTTGAGGGCTGTACAGGCACATTTGCACACGGCCTCATTCCCAGATAGAGAGGTTTTTTGGGCGATCGCTGCTACAGCCTTCTTCGGGTTCTTTCGTCTTGGGGAGTTGATCCAACCCAGGAACACTCACTGGGACCCAAACCTCCACCTATCTTGGGGAGACTTCGCCGTCGACAATCACGACAAACCCCAGATGGTACAAATCCACTTGCGTCAATCAAAATGTGACCAGTTTGGCCGCGGAGCCGATGTCATTGTGGGTCGAACTGATGACAAAATATGCCCTGTTGACGCGATACTGGCGTACCTCAAACATCGCAACAATCACCCCGGCCCGTTCTTTGTCCTCCGTGACGCGACTTCAGCCTCGAAGGAATGGTTCATCCAGCGTTTACGGGAGAGTTTGGAGGCAATAGGTCTCCCTCAATCCTCCTATGCTGGCCACAGCTTCCGAATTGGTGCTGCCACAACAGCCGCTCTTGCAGGGTTGGAGGACTCCATCATCCAGAAGATGGGTCGGTGGAACAGCTCAGCGTATTTGACATATATTCGCACCCCGAAGGACCAGCTCGCTTCGGTAGCGAAGGCACTAACTAAACCACAAAGGACTGGTTGA
- the LOC135347836 gene encoding uncharacterized protein LOC135347836 isoform X1, giving the protein MQSHCGISRNAVQTLHPSTSLEWEEWPSLPVKMSGACSEYLNGTLYFGGGSILTLTDGFGADAALYSFKPGVDSTWTVTDTPTYWYTLVVHDSELLLVGGYEYHTHDITNKVFTMRDGQFVETLPPMIESRESASAVSDGSALVVAGGCDTSGELSSVEVFKDGQWTTVPSLPSAGSVMQSALHGDQWYLITYQGKIFCVSLLLLISGSDQSSWETLPDAPNSCSAAAFFGGCLLSIGGGDNRNPTTAIYALSSSTQSWVHAADLPLSLGLPTSSEQAGQHLPVLGLTAAVVLSSEQLVVSSSCSVLHGKLIVTPFDADSHFTVRAIDRLKASAGISLIEELVQHTPTAFPAVAGLDVREMYDHILREWASRCGSRPPTWTELFRALKEMGLRELAGRMEKYFRGSVPEDPPIPPFDKEGDSEEEKDEQEILRLNSVLAEYISANTVLQKEITQLKKANNPEQEIASLKVKEEQVANKEEPTSGNVNEEPVSQLQPSNSQHHVIPFNLPGVEVVASTCVIVTNSPQTFHWVGYGFKLTIPQGSLPAGVGQCRLDIKASVAGQYQFPGNLQLVSGVFWIRPHPLFRFQQQLTIEIQHCAKITSSTKLSFVRACCSQKHLPYTFEVVDSHASFSKHSSYGVLEINHFSGYGNTVEITDKRHYIASLYYFEVSSSISRIHFVVTWNTDIHSEAVSRQYKKKRAVLEQYSALEFEEDRISLDVNDIVTTSGWKIMALATPLIITKSEVDDYTGRSHWIPTLQLQANRLKTMAKLECTLKLNGTKRPKQLNILIDFEDSHTSENIREDDERGENQLCIEDLQDIFSLLIKAAKDWFELGLALGIKVDTLEAIDSNKNSNKAHLREMLTHWLRSSPSRTWSDICNGLRSDTVQQDNLADIIEEKGILRKKLKSSSV; this is encoded by the exons ATGCAATCTCACTGTGGCATTTCTCGAAACGCTGTACAG ACTCTTCATCCCTCAACATCTCTGGAGTGGGAGGAATGGCCCTCTCTACCGGTGAAGATGAGCGGTGCCTGCTCAGAGTATCTGAATGGAACACTATATTTTGGAGGAGGGTCTATTCTAACCCTAACCGATGGATTTGGCGCTGATGCTGCACTGTACTCATTTAAACCTGGAGTTGACAGCACATGGACAGTGACAGACACACCCACCTATTGGTATACCCTTGTCGTCCATGACTCTGAACTGCTACTGGTGGGTGGGTACGAGTATCATACACATGATATAACAAACAAAGTTTTCACGATGAGGGATGGACAGTTTGTTGAAACATTGCCTCCTATGATCGAGAGCCGTGAGTCAGCATCTGCTGTCAGTGATGGGTCTGCACTAGTTGTGGCTGGAGGGTGTGACACCTCAGGAGAGCTCTCCTCTGTGGAAGTGTTCAAAGATGGCCAGTGGACGACTGTTCCCTCACTACCAAGTGCAGGGTCTGTCATGCAATCGGCTCTTCATGGTGACCAGTGGTACCTGATCACATATCAGGGAAAAATATTTTGTGTGTCGCTTTTATTACTCATATCTGGATCCGACCAGTCATCATGGGAGACGCTACCTGATGCTCCTAATAGCTGTTCAGCTGCTGCCTTTTTTGGTGGCTGCCTTTTGTCCATTGGAGGAGGGGATAACCGTAATCCCACAACAGCCATCTATGCCTTGTCCTCTAGCACCCAGTCCTGGGTACATGCTGCTGACCTGCCTCTATCACTGGGTTTGCCAACGTCAAGCGAACAGGCAGGTCAGCACCTGCCTGTACTGGGTTTGACAGCAGCTGTTGTCTTGTCAAGCGAACAACTGGTTGTGAGCAGTAGCTGTAGTGTACTACACGGGAAACTTATTG TGACTCCCTTTGATGCCGACAGTCACTTCACTGTAAGAGCTATTGATCGCCTCAAAGCTTCAGCAGGAATCTCTCTGATAGAGGAGCTTGTACAGCACACGCCCACTGCCTTCCCAGCTGTTGCTGGTTTGGATGTTCGGGAGATGTACGACCACATCTTGAGAGAGTGGGCGTCAAGATGTGGATCACGCCCGCCCACATGGACAGAGCTGTTCAGAGCTCTCAAGGAGATGGGCTTGAGGGAACTGGCTGGTCGGATGGAGAAGTACTTTAGAGGGTCAGTTCCTGAGGACCCACCCATACCACCTTTTGATAAGGAAGGTGACTCAGAGGAGGAGAAAGATG AGCAAGAAATTCTCAGGCTAAACAGTGTGCTGGCTGAGTACATTAGTGCCAACACTGTGTTACAGAAGGAGATTACTCAATTAAAGAAGGCAAACAACCCTGAGCAAGAGATTGCTTCTTTAAAGGTGAAAGAAGAACAAGTCGCTAACAAAGAGGAACCAACATCTGGAAACG TGAATGAAGAACCAGTCTCACAGCTACAACCGTCTAATTCACAGCATCATGTAATACCATTCA ACCTCCCTGGTGTTGAAGTTGTGGCCAGCACGTGTGTGATCGTCACCAACTCACCCCAAACCTTCCATTGGGTTGGCTATGGGTTCAAGCTCACTATACCCCAGGGCTCCCTGCCAGCTGGTGTTGGCCAGTGTCGACTAGACATCAAGGCCAGTGTAGCTGGACAGTACCAGTTTCCTGGCAATCTCCAGTTGGTCAGCGGTGTTTTCTGGATACGTCCTCATCCCTTGTTTCGATTCCAACAGCAGCTGACAATCGAGATACAGCACTGTGCCAAGATTACCAGCTCCaccaagctctcatttgtgaGAGCATGTTGCTCCCAAAAACATCTTCCATACACATTTGAGGTAGTAGATAGTCATGCGTCATTCTCAAAACATAGCTCGTATGGGGTGCTAGAAATCAATCATTTCAGTGGATATGGTAATACAGTCGAAATAACTGATAAACGACACTATATTGCAAGTCTTTACTATTTTGAGGTGTCTTCTTCTATTTCAAGAATTCATTTTGTAGTAACTTGGAATACTGACATTCACAGTGAG GCTGTAAGTCGGCAGTACAAAAAAAAGCGTGCCGTCTTGGAACAATACTCAGCCTTGGAATTTGAAGAGGATAGAATTTCCTTGGACGTAAATGATATAGTGACTACAAGTGGTTGGAAAATAATGGCATTAGCAACACCACTAATT ATTACCAAAAGTGAAGTAGATGACTACACTGGTAGAAGTCACTGGATACCCACTCTTCAACTGCAAGCAAATCGTCTTAAAACAATGGCAAAATTAGAATGTACACTCAAATTAAATGGGACGAAAAGACCGAAACAACTGAATATTTTGATAGACTTTGAAGACTCTCACACTTCGGAAAACATAC GTGAGGATGATGAAAGAGGTGAAAACCAATTGTGCATTGAGGATTTGCAAGATATTTTTTCTCTATTAATCAAGGCTGCTAAAGATTGGTTTGAGTTGGGCCTCGCTTTGGGGATTAAAGTTGACACTCTTGAGGCAATTGATTCCAACAAGAACAGCAATAAAGCTCACTTACGTGAAATGCTGACTCACTGGTTGCGATCTTCACCTTCTCGTACATGGAGTGACATTTGCAATGGCCTCAGAAGTGACACTGTCCAACAAGATAATCTCGCTGATATAATTGAGGAGAAAG GCATTCTCAGGAAGAAGCTCAAATCATCTTCCGTGTAA
- the LOC135347836 gene encoding uncharacterized protein LOC135347836 isoform X2, protein MQSHCGISRNAVQTLHPSTSLEWEEWPSLPVKMSGACSEYLNGTLYFGGGSILTLTDGFGADAALYSFKPGVDSTWTVTDTPTYWYTLVVHDSELLLVGGYEYHTHDITNKVFTMRDGQFVETLPPMIESRESASAVSDGSALVVAGGCDTSGELSSVEVFKDGQWTTVPSLPSAGSVMQSALHGDQWYLITYQGKIFCVSLLLLISGSDQSSWETLPDAPNSCSAAAFFGGCLLSIGGGDNRNPTTAIYALSSSTQSWVHAADLPLSLGLPTSSEQAGQHLPVLGLTAAVVLSSEQLVVSSSCSVLHGKLIVTPFDADSHFTVRAIDRLKASAGISLIEELVQHTPTAFPAVAGLDVREMYDHILREWASRCGSRPPTWTELFRALKEMGLRELAGRMEKYFRGSVPEDPPIPPFDKEGDSEEEKDEQEILRLNSVLAEYISANTVLQKEITQLKKANNPEQEIASLKVKEEQVANKEEPTSGNVNEEPVSQLQPSNSQHHVIPFNLPGVEVVASTCVIVTNSPQTFHWVGYGFKLTIPQGSLPAGVGQCRLDIKASVAGQYQFPGNLQLVSGVFWIRPHPLFRFQQQLTIEIQHCAKITSSTKLSFVRACCSQKHLPYTFEVVDSHASFSKHSSYGVLEINHFSGYGNTVEITDKRHYIASLYYFEVSSSISRIHFVVTWNTDIHSEAVSRQYKKKRAVLEQYSALEFEEDRISLDVNDIVTTSGWKIMALATPLIITKSEVDDYTGRSHWIPTLQLQANRLKTMAKLECTLKLNGTKRPKQLNILIDFEDSHTSENIREDDERGC, encoded by the exons ATGCAATCTCACTGTGGCATTTCTCGAAACGCTGTACAG ACTCTTCATCCCTCAACATCTCTGGAGTGGGAGGAATGGCCCTCTCTACCGGTGAAGATGAGCGGTGCCTGCTCAGAGTATCTGAATGGAACACTATATTTTGGAGGAGGGTCTATTCTAACCCTAACCGATGGATTTGGCGCTGATGCTGCACTGTACTCATTTAAACCTGGAGTTGACAGCACATGGACAGTGACAGACACACCCACCTATTGGTATACCCTTGTCGTCCATGACTCTGAACTGCTACTGGTGGGTGGGTACGAGTATCATACACATGATATAACAAACAAAGTTTTCACGATGAGGGATGGACAGTTTGTTGAAACATTGCCTCCTATGATCGAGAGCCGTGAGTCAGCATCTGCTGTCAGTGATGGGTCTGCACTAGTTGTGGCTGGAGGGTGTGACACCTCAGGAGAGCTCTCCTCTGTGGAAGTGTTCAAAGATGGCCAGTGGACGACTGTTCCCTCACTACCAAGTGCAGGGTCTGTCATGCAATCGGCTCTTCATGGTGACCAGTGGTACCTGATCACATATCAGGGAAAAATATTTTGTGTGTCGCTTTTATTACTCATATCTGGATCCGACCAGTCATCATGGGAGACGCTACCTGATGCTCCTAATAGCTGTTCAGCTGCTGCCTTTTTTGGTGGCTGCCTTTTGTCCATTGGAGGAGGGGATAACCGTAATCCCACAACAGCCATCTATGCCTTGTCCTCTAGCACCCAGTCCTGGGTACATGCTGCTGACCTGCCTCTATCACTGGGTTTGCCAACGTCAAGCGAACAGGCAGGTCAGCACCTGCCTGTACTGGGTTTGACAGCAGCTGTTGTCTTGTCAAGCGAACAACTGGTTGTGAGCAGTAGCTGTAGTGTACTACACGGGAAACTTATTG TGACTCCCTTTGATGCCGACAGTCACTTCACTGTAAGAGCTATTGATCGCCTCAAAGCTTCAGCAGGAATCTCTCTGATAGAGGAGCTTGTACAGCACACGCCCACTGCCTTCCCAGCTGTTGCTGGTTTGGATGTTCGGGAGATGTACGACCACATCTTGAGAGAGTGGGCGTCAAGATGTGGATCACGCCCGCCCACATGGACAGAGCTGTTCAGAGCTCTCAAGGAGATGGGCTTGAGGGAACTGGCTGGTCGGATGGAGAAGTACTTTAGAGGGTCAGTTCCTGAGGACCCACCCATACCACCTTTTGATAAGGAAGGTGACTCAGAGGAGGAGAAAGATG AGCAAGAAATTCTCAGGCTAAACAGTGTGCTGGCTGAGTACATTAGTGCCAACACTGTGTTACAGAAGGAGATTACTCAATTAAAGAAGGCAAACAACCCTGAGCAAGAGATTGCTTCTTTAAAGGTGAAAGAAGAACAAGTCGCTAACAAAGAGGAACCAACATCTGGAAACG TGAATGAAGAACCAGTCTCACAGCTACAACCGTCTAATTCACAGCATCATGTAATACCATTCA ACCTCCCTGGTGTTGAAGTTGTGGCCAGCACGTGTGTGATCGTCACCAACTCACCCCAAACCTTCCATTGGGTTGGCTATGGGTTCAAGCTCACTATACCCCAGGGCTCCCTGCCAGCTGGTGTTGGCCAGTGTCGACTAGACATCAAGGCCAGTGTAGCTGGACAGTACCAGTTTCCTGGCAATCTCCAGTTGGTCAGCGGTGTTTTCTGGATACGTCCTCATCCCTTGTTTCGATTCCAACAGCAGCTGACAATCGAGATACAGCACTGTGCCAAGATTACCAGCTCCaccaagctctcatttgtgaGAGCATGTTGCTCCCAAAAACATCTTCCATACACATTTGAGGTAGTAGATAGTCATGCGTCATTCTCAAAACATAGCTCGTATGGGGTGCTAGAAATCAATCATTTCAGTGGATATGGTAATACAGTCGAAATAACTGATAAACGACACTATATTGCAAGTCTTTACTATTTTGAGGTGTCTTCTTCTATTTCAAGAATTCATTTTGTAGTAACTTGGAATACTGACATTCACAGTGAG GCTGTAAGTCGGCAGTACAAAAAAAAGCGTGCCGTCTTGGAACAATACTCAGCCTTGGAATTTGAAGAGGATAGAATTTCCTTGGACGTAAATGATATAGTGACTACAAGTGGTTGGAAAATAATGGCATTAGCAACACCACTAATT ATTACCAAAAGTGAAGTAGATGACTACACTGGTAGAAGTCACTGGATACCCACTCTTCAACTGCAAGCAAATCGTCTTAAAACAATGGCAAAATTAGAATGTACACTCAAATTAAATGGGACGAAAAGACCGAAACAACTGAATATTTTGATAGACTTTGAAGACTCTCACACTTCGGAAAACATAC GTGAGGATGATGAAAGAG GCTGCTAA
- the LOC135347875 gene encoding piggyBac transposable element-derived protein 4-like encodes MELIGLLDTVSELEHTVRELEEDQEVCYDHDEPSDDDFETDLESDSDAAVEDDDEMVDGMAPTPKRRKLARDNGLQKAKSTGRYPVFGGVVGPVDQLDPSVTPCLDFVKLLWPDSLCEYIAEQTNLYARQCGAKGWSATNSAELWVFLGIVLEMGIHRLPEITDYWSKDPLLGVQCVSNVMSLKRFQSLWRYLHCEDNTSITDARKVTSKLKTVLETLKANYFMRYNPSQELSVDEMMIKYKGRKSGKIHMPKKPVKLGFKVWCCSCSCCGYLCVFDVYSGKLTDSSGKKIAVKGLVKNVVHRLLTPFYGHQHVVYMDNFYTSGPLIEELAKQNVFTVGTILKNAAGFPASLKDVVLDKGDYTSMTVGDISYSMFNDRRVVSFATNVFPDHMPHTVMRMHKDGTLRSQSVPPCLPAYNMYMGGVDNTGRMRKTYGYDRKCRRYWFRIFFQFLDVSVNNAYILYRHNCVRVGSKAMPLKGFRLELIHSLLGVPRTRSSASGLASLNIVFPPSQGARVSANSVGVSRGRCQVCVREKIPSREQQHTAMACPHCRIRICKGHSVIGHTCAS; translated from the exons atggagctgattggactccttgacactgtcagcgagcttgagcacactgtcagagagcttgaggaggaccaggaagtctgttatgaccatgacgagcccagtgatgacgattttgagacagatctggagagtgattcag atgctgcagtggaggatgatgacgaaatggtcgatggcatggctccgactcccaaacggaggaagctggcgagggacaatggactccaaaaagctaagtccacaggaagataccccgtctttggcggtgtggtcggtcctgtcgatcaacttgatccgtctgtaactccatgcctagattttgttaagttactttggcccgatagtttgtgtgagtacatagccgaacagaccaacctgtacgctaggcagtgtggtgctaagggttggtcagctacaaacagtgccgaattgtgggtgtttttggggattgtactagagatgggcattcataggctccctgaaattacggactactggtccaaggatccccttttaggtgtacaatgtgtgagcaatgtaatgtcgctcaaaaggttccaaagtttatggcggtatctgcactgtgaggacaatacgtccatcactgatgcacgtaaggtaactagcaagctaaaaactgttttagagactcttaaagccaactacttcatgaggtataatcccagtcaggagctttccgttgatgagatgatgataaagtacaagggtcgtaaaagcgggaaaattcatatgcccaagaagcctgttaaactggggttcaaggtatggtgctgctcatgttcatgctgtgggtatctctgtgtgtttgatgtatacagtggtaagctcaccgattcctctgggaaaaagatagctgtgaaagggcttgtgaaaaatgtagtccatcgtttactcactcctttttatggtcatcagcatgttgtgtacatggacaacttttacacgtccggtccattgatagaagagttggctaagcaaaatgtgtttactgtcggcacaattttgaagaatgctgctggtttcccagcaagtcttaaggatgtggtactcgacaaaggtgactatacgtccatgactgttggtgatatttcttactctatgtttaacgaccgtagagttgtgtcctttgcaacaaatgtgttccctgaccatatgccccacactgtaatgcgaatgcacaaagacggtaccctacgctctcagagtgtccccccctgtctccctgcatataacatgtacatgggaggagttgacaatacagggcgtatgaggaaaacctatgggtacgatagaaagtgtcggcggtattggttcaggattttctttcaattccttgacgttagtgtgaataatgcatacattctatacaggcacaactgtgtcagggtgggttcaaaggccatgcctttgaaagggtttcgattggaactaattcatagtctattgggtgtgccacgtactcgtagcagtgcctcaggtctggccagtctaaatatcgttttccccccatcacagggcgcacgtgtgagtgcaaatagtgtcggagtgtctcgtgggcgctgtcaagtgtgtgttcgggagaagatccctagcagagagcagcaacacactgcaatggcatgtccccactgtcgcataagaatatgcaaaggacactctgttatcggacacacatgtgctagctaa